A single region of the Neomonachus schauinslandi chromosome 3, ASM220157v2, whole genome shotgun sequence genome encodes:
- the CHAMP1 gene encoding chromosome alignment-maintaining phosphoprotein 1: protein MEVFQELRKPSSRLECDHCSFRGTDYENVQIHMGTIHPEFCDEMDAGGLGKMIFYQKSAKLFHCHKCFFTSKMYSNVYYHITSKHAGPEKWNEKPKNQLSKETDPGKSPPLPEHQKISSNAAELPKPIPALSLETQKLGPILSPESPKPTPLTSLEPQKPGPVVSPEPQTPSLPSPEPPKSASISSPELPKPVPIVSESQKPVPIPSPEPQKLAPISPEPVKATLINPKPQKHSHFPETLGPPSGSSPESPVLAASPEPWGPSPTASPESRKPARTISPEPRKPSPSESPEPWKPFPAVSPEPRRPAPAVSPGSWKPGPPGSPRSWKSSPSASSGPWKPAKPAPSVSPGPWKPIPSISPGPWKPASSVSPASWKSSSVSPGSWKSPPASPESWKSGPPELRKTTPTLSPEHWKTVPSVSPELRKAGPPLSPELRKPGPPLSPEIRSPAGSPELRKPSGSPELWKLSPDQRKTSPASLDFPESQKSSRGGSPDLWKSSFFIEPRKPSGPSESPKAASDIWKPVLSLDTEPRKPALFSEPTKTAPPASPEPRKRALFPEPRKHALFPELPKSAIFSESQKAVELGDELQTDAIDDQKCDILVQEELLATPKKLLEDTLFPSSKKLKKDNQENSDAELSSSEYIKADLDVIDSKGQESSSDQEQVDVESIDFSKENKMDVTSPEQSKNVLQFTEEKEAFISEEEIAKYMKRGKGKYYCKICCCRAMKKGAVLHHLVNKHNVHSPYKCTICGKAFLLESLLKNHVAAHGQSLLKCPRCNFESNFPRGFKKHLTHCQSRHHEEANKKLMEALEQPLEEQHI, encoded by the coding sequence atggaagtattCCAGGAACTCCGTAAACCGTCCTCACGTTTGGAGTGTGACCACTGCAGTTTCCGAGGCACGGATTATGAAAACGTGCAAATCCACATGGGCACCATCCATCCAGAATTTTGTGATGAAATGGATGCTGGTGGGTTAGGTAAAATGATATTTTACCAGAAAAGTGCAAAGCTATTCCACTGCCATAAGTGCTTCTTCACCAGCAAGATGTACTCTAATGTGTACTATCACATCACATCCAAACATGCAGGCCCAGAGAAGTGGAATGAGAAACCAAAAAATCAGCTAAGCAAAGAAACAGATCCTGGGAAAAGCCCTCCTCTTCCTGAACACCAGAAAATATCCTCTAATGCAGCAGAACTCCCAAAACCCATACCTGCCCTTTCTCTAGAAACACAGAAACTTGGCCCAATTTTGTCTCCAGAATCACCAAAACCTACACCTCTCACTTCCCTGGAGCCTCAGAAGCCTGGCCCTGTTGTTTCTCCTGAGCCACAGacaccttctcttccttctcctgagCCTCCAAAATCTGCCTCTATTTCTTCTCCTGAACTTCCAAAACCAGTCCCTATTGTTTCTGAGTCTCAGAAACCAGTCCCTATTCCTTCTCCAGAACCACAGAAACTTGCCCCTATATCTCCTGAGCCAGTAAAGGCCACTCTTATTAATCCTAAACCCCAGAAACACTCCCATTTCCCAGAAACATTGGGGCCACCTTCAGGCTCATCTCCAGAGTCACCAGTTTTGGCTGCTTCCCCTGAACCTTGGGGTCCATCCCCAACTGCATCTCCAGAGTCTCGGAAACCAGCCCGGACTATCTCCCCTGAGCCAAGGAAGCCATCCCCATCGGAGTCTCCTGAACCTTGGAAGCCATTCCCTGCTGTCTCCCCAGAGCCCAGAAGACCAGCCCCAGCTGTGTCACCAGGTTCTTGGAAGCCAGGGCCACCTGGGTCCCCAAGGTCTTGGAAATCCAGTCCTTCGGCGTCATCGGGACCTTGGAAGCCAGCTAAACCTGCTCCATCTGTGTCTCCCGGTCCTTGGAAGCCAATTCCTTCTATCTCACCTGGGCCATGGAAACCAGCTTCCTCTGTGTCCCCCGCATCCTGGAAGTCATCGTCGGTCTCACCTGGTTCCTGGAAGTCTCCCCCTGCATCTCCTGAGTCGTGGAAGTCTGGCCCGCCAGAACTCCGAAAGACAACTCCCACCTTGTCACCTGAACATTGGAAGACCGTTCCCTCAGTGTCCCCTGAGCTTCGTAAAGCAGGACCTCCCTTGTCTCCTGAGCTTCGCAAACCAGGCCCACCATTGTCCCCAGAGATCCGCAGTCCAGCGGGATCTCCAGAGCTCAGAAAACCTTCAGGGTCTCCAGAGCTTTGGAAGCTTTCTCCTGATCAGCGAAAAACTTCCCCTGCTTCACTTGATTTTCCCGAGTCCCAGAAAAGTTCCCGTGGTGGTTCCCCTGATCTCTGGaagtcttccttttttattgaaCCTCGGAAACCTTCTGGACCATCTGAGTCCCCTAAGGCAGCCTCCGATATCTGGAAGCCTGTTCTCTCTCTTGATACCGAACCTAGGAAACCTGCCCTGTTTTCTGAGCCCACCAAAACAGCCCCTCCAGCTTCTCCTGAACCACGAAAACGTGCTCTTTTTCCAGAGCCCCGGAAACATGCCCTTTTCCCTGAACTTCCCAAATCTGCTATCTTCTCAGAATCTCAGAAAGCAGTTGAGCTTGGTGATGAACTACAGACAGATGCCATAGACGATCAAAAGTGTGATATTTTGGTTCAGGAAGAACTACTAGCTACACCTAAGAAACTCTTAGAAGacactttatttccttcctcaaaGAAGCTCAAGAAAGACAACCAAGAGAACTCCGATGCTGAGCTTAGTAGCAGTGAGTATATAAAAGCAGATTTAGATGTGATAGACAGCAAGGGCCAAGAATCAAGCAGTGATCAAGAGCAGGTTGATGTAGAATCTATTGATTTTAGTAAAGAGAACAAAATGGACGTGACTAGTCCAGAGCAGTCCAAAAATGTGTTACAATTTACTGAAGAGAAAGAGGCCTTTATCTCTGAGGAAGAGATTGCAAAGTATATGAAGCGTGGAAAAGGAAAGTATTATTGCAAAATTTGTTGCTGTCGAGCTATGAAAAAAGGTGCGGTTTTGCATCATTTGGTTAATAAGCATAATGTTCATAGCCCTTACAAATGTACAATTTGTGGAAAGGCTTTTCTTTTGGAATCTCTCCTTAAAAATCATGTAGCAGCCCATGGGCAGAGTTTACTTAAGTGTCCACGTTGTAATTTTGAATCAAATTTCCCAAGAGGCTTTAAGAAACATTTAACTCACTGTCAAAGCCGGCATCATGAGGAAGCAAATAAAAAGCTAATGGAAGCTCTTGAACAGCCCCTGGAGGAGCAGCACATTTGA